The Streptococcus mitis region AAACATCTTGTTGGGAATCCTGTTGATGATAAAGTATTTGAAGGTTAAGCAATAGTAATAAAAATGCGCCTGATTATAGATGATAAACTTTTTGTTTTATCCTGACTATGATATTTCTAGTTCTAAATGGCTTATTATTTATAAGTGTTTAAAGAGATTGAAGAAAAGGTCTTCTTGACTAGCTTTCTTCAGTCTTTTTCGTTTCATTATCAATTTGTAAACGATTTACAATTTAAGTCAAATTATGGTAAAATAGTTTCATGAGTAAAATGTATTATGCAGAAAATCCTGATGCTGCTCACGACATTCATGAGTTGAGAGTGGAATTGTTGGGACAAAAAATGACCTTTTTGACGGATGCGGGTGTTTTTAGCAAGAAAATGATTGACTTTGGCAGTCAACTATTGCTCAAGTGTCTTGAGGTCAACCAAGGAGAAACTGTCCTTGATGTAGGCTGTGGTTATGGACCTCTGGGCTTGTCCTTGGCTAAGGCTTATGGAGTTCAGGCGACCATGGTCGACATCAACAATCGTGCCTTGGATTTGGCACGACAAAATGCTGAACGAAATAAAGTAGTAGCGACGATTTTCCAGTCTAACATCTATGAACAAGTTGAAGGCACATTTGACCATGTCATTTCCAATCCTCCTATTCGTGCAGGCAAGCAAGTGGTTCATGAAATCATTGAGAAAAGTAAAGATTTTTTGGAAACTGGTGGAGATTTAACAATCGTTATCCAGAAAAAACAAGGGGCTCCAAGTGCCAAGTCCAAGATGGAAGATGTGTTTGGTAATTGTGAAATTGTCAAAAAAGATAAGGGATACTATATCCTTAGAAGTGTGAAAGAATGAGAGCAGTTGATTTAATCCAAAAAAAACGAGACGGTCAAGAACTGACTTCGAGTGAAATTGAATGGCTAGTTGAAGGCTATGTGTCAGGAACTGTTCCTGATTATCAGATGTCTGCCTTTGCTATGGCTGTTTATTTCAAAGGAATGACGACTCGAGAAATCTCTGACCTAACTATGAAGATGGTCAAGACAGGGCAAGAGTTTGATTTATCAGCTATTGATGGGGTTAAGGTTGATAAGCATTCTACGGGTGGTGTTGGTGATAAGGTAACCTTGATTTTGGCTCCCCTTGTTGCCAGCTTTGGTGTTCCTGTGGCCAAAATGAGTGGTC contains the following coding sequences:
- a CDS encoding class I SAM-dependent methyltransferase translates to MSKMYYAENPDAAHDIHELRVELLGQKMTFLTDAGVFSKKMIDFGSQLLLKCLEVNQGETVLDVGCGYGPLGLSLAKAYGVQATMVDINNRALDLARQNAERNKVVATIFQSNIYEQVEGTFDHVISNPPIRAGKQVVHEIIEKSKDFLETGGDLTIVIQKKQGAPSAKSKMEDVFGNCEIVKKDKGYYILRSVKE